From Leptospira congkakensis, one genomic window encodes:
- the ppk1 gene encoding polyphosphate kinase 1: protein MSSISTKGLGIYRIFSFPNPRIMTASPTEKIELGNQNIFFDRELSWVDFNHRVLEESFDKENPLLERLKFLCITESNLDEFFMVRVAGLLNLKNAGIEERSLNGKRTSETVAELYSKVGQFVKRQYESLDEILIELKTNKIVVVQDPSELAGDDIQFVKNYYKREVSSILTPLAIDPSHPFPHILNRTLNLGITLYSDDDKNKAKELFAIVQVPSVLPRFLQLPPNKETDVRRYFPLEEIIKLHLGDLFFGMNVKQIHTFKIVRDADISINEEQNIGDLLATMKNELKNRMWGDAVRLDVHSGAGHIKELLQGLLELEEYQVMEIPTLLSLNDMMFFQGLEKTSHLKYSYPVPKSGFAAKKSESIFSEIRKNDHLLHHPYESFKSIEDMLKIASQDPKVLAIKMTLYRTSGDSPIIQYLGEAAENGKQVTVLVELKARFDEERNIRWAKKLEDSGVHVVYGVVGLKIHCKMLLIVRREDDKLNRYVHLGTGNYNSTTARFYTDLSLFTANPEITEDVAILFNTITSSGKMPRLSKIYAAPTFLKEEFLHLIQRETDNAKNGKQARVIFKMNSLVDPDIILKLYEASQAGVKVDLIIRGICCLRPGIPGVSDRINVRSIVGRYLEHSRIYSFENGGKPEVYLASADCMPRNFLRRIEVMFPILQDKHKKRIGKILELLLRDNTQARVLESDGSYTRLTPGDDDPAVNSQIDMVDI from the coding sequence ATGTCGTCGATTTCTACAAAAGGATTAGGAATTTACAGAATTTTTTCCTTCCCAAATCCTAGAATTATGACTGCTAGTCCTACAGAAAAAATTGAACTGGGGAACCAAAATATCTTCTTCGACCGTGAACTTTCCTGGGTCGACTTCAACCACCGCGTTTTGGAAGAATCCTTTGATAAGGAGAACCCCCTTCTCGAACGTCTAAAATTTCTTTGTATCACTGAATCCAATTTGGATGAGTTTTTTATGGTTCGTGTCGCGGGCCTACTCAATTTAAAAAATGCAGGAATCGAAGAACGAAGCCTCAACGGCAAACGCACTTCCGAAACTGTCGCGGAACTTTATTCCAAAGTAGGTCAATTTGTTAAAAGACAATATGAATCCTTAGACGAGATCCTCATTGAACTCAAAACAAACAAAATTGTTGTGGTCCAAGACCCAAGTGAACTTGCCGGTGATGACATCCAGTTTGTAAAAAATTATTATAAAAGAGAAGTATCTTCCATTCTCACCCCACTTGCCATCGATCCATCACATCCATTCCCTCACATTCTCAACAGAACTTTGAATTTGGGCATCACATTGTATTCCGATGATGATAAAAACAAAGCAAAAGAACTTTTTGCCATCGTTCAAGTACCAAGTGTACTCCCTCGTTTTTTGCAATTACCTCCAAATAAAGAAACAGATGTCAGAAGGTATTTTCCATTAGAAGAAATCATTAAACTCCATTTAGGTGACCTTTTCTTTGGAATGAATGTGAAACAAATCCACACATTTAAAATTGTTCGTGATGCCGACATTTCCATCAACGAAGAACAAAACATTGGTGATCTTCTCGCCACAATGAAAAACGAACTAAAAAATAGAATGTGGGGAGATGCTGTTCGTTTGGATGTTCATTCCGGTGCGGGACATATCAAAGAACTATTACAAGGGCTATTAGAACTAGAAGAATACCAGGTAATGGAAATTCCTACCTTACTTAGTTTAAATGACATGATGTTTTTCCAAGGATTGGAAAAAACTAGCCACTTAAAATATTCTTATCCTGTTCCCAAATCTGGATTTGCTGCTAAAAAAAGTGAATCCATCTTTTCTGAAATTCGAAAAAACGATCACCTCCTCCATCATCCGTACGAAAGTTTTAAGTCCATCGAAGACATGTTAAAAATTGCAAGTCAAGACCCAAAGGTTCTCGCCATCAAAATGACTTTGTACAGAACTTCGGGAGACTCACCCATCATCCAATACTTAGGAGAAGCGGCAGAAAACGGGAAACAGGTAACCGTTCTTGTAGAACTCAAAGCAAGGTTTGATGAAGAAAGGAATATCCGTTGGGCAAAAAAGTTAGAAGATAGTGGAGTTCATGTTGTTTACGGTGTGGTAGGACTGAAAATTCACTGTAAGATGTTACTGATTGTACGCAGAGAAGATGACAAACTCAATCGTTATGTCCATTTAGGAACAGGAAACTATAATTCGACCACTGCCAGATTTTATACAGACCTAAGTTTATTCACGGCTAATCCAGAGATTACGGAAGATGTGGCGATTCTTTTTAATACAATCACAAGCTCAGGAAAGATGCCAAGACTTTCCAAAATCTATGCGGCTCCCACCTTCCTAAAAGAAGAGTTTCTCCATCTCATCCAAAGAGAAACAGACAATGCTAAGAATGGAAAACAAGCACGTGTCATATTTAAAATGAATTCACTCGTTGACCCGGATATCATTTTAAAACTCTATGAAGCATCACAAGCAGGTGTAAAAGTTGATCTAATCATTCGAGGAATTTGTTGTTTAAGGCCCGGAATTCCAGGGGTTTCTGACCGTATCAATGTTCGTTCCATCGTAGGAAGATACCTAGAACACTCGAGAATTTATAGCTTTGAAAATGGCGGAAAACCTGAAGTGTATCTGGCTTCTGCAGACTGTATGCCAAGGAACTTCCTTCGCCGAATCGAAGTTATGTTCCCTATTCTACAGGATAAACATAAAAAAAGAATCGGTAAAATTTTAGAACTTTTGCTTCGCGATAACACTCAAGCCAGAGTTTTAGAATCAGATGGATCTTATACTCGTTTGACACCTGGGGACGATGACCCAGCTGTTAACTCTCAAATTGATATGGTGGATATTTAA
- the fliD gene encoding flagellar filament capping protein FliD produces MPAYTMPGLMTGQNTNDIVKKLVELERRPIKRWETENEYSKAQVQIWGEVKNLTTNLQTKSRALVSFTAPFATKSVSSSVEGVITGEASRAAKSGNRALEITEMASKHQLSGVAVDTDIRIPEGSFTIYSGKSKEVVTFPGGGLSELTSAIKNMAGGLADTSIIKIDKDSSILTVTSVKTGKKNELQFSDPNGILKLAGLVGENKASAEDTKQLLSLDILKSKVWDQTKFKKSETETEKLVQSEEGISIKPDTAFSIPVAVTEIKERAFIEVEIIGEAPAVMEMGIGFEKEGSVRNKFLPISKTESKYIFLAGDYASDKNLTAIILSNAGTTPVLIKSVTLVTPPAPGTAEPLKVLQEGKDLKIKIDGVEITRESNDAVADVLEGISFNVHKVTEEPVTLKIHVDHAKGSALIKEWVDAYNELMKFSKEVTSVEKNGKISDKKESDDSKSADISRDFWDNKSKSGILAGENAILRLIASLKTTANSYYPATKENGFRVLTDIGISTGAVGSNWEKIQDGLLQIDQERLISVLSENPDGVRDLFASDPNNDAKMEEGVGIRLLEILKPYNQYASGIVTSKVKLLEESVSGNNKKIKEHESHLISFEAKLKQRFLYMEQGVGKNKSVGNYLQNNMFRGNGGE; encoded by the coding sequence ATGCCAGCATACACCATGCCAGGTCTGATGACTGGGCAAAATACAAACGATATCGTTAAAAAATTGGTCGAACTCGAACGCAGACCCATCAAAAGATGGGAAACCGAAAACGAGTATTCCAAGGCACAGGTACAAATCTGGGGTGAGGTCAAAAACCTAACGACCAACCTCCAAACTAAAAGTCGCGCTCTCGTTTCCTTTACCGCTCCTTTTGCGACCAAGTCAGTTTCTTCTTCGGTAGAAGGAGTGATTACTGGTGAGGCTTCCCGAGCTGCAAAATCTGGAAATCGTGCTTTAGAAATCACAGAAATGGCAAGCAAACACCAGTTATCTGGTGTGGCAGTGGACACAGACATTCGCATTCCCGAAGGCAGTTTTACCATTTATTCGGGAAAATCAAAAGAAGTGGTTACTTTCCCTGGTGGGGGACTGAGTGAACTCACAAGTGCCATCAAAAATATGGCCGGGGGTCTTGCGGACACTTCCATCATTAAAATTGATAAAGACTCATCCATTCTCACTGTCACTTCCGTAAAGACAGGTAAAAAGAATGAACTTCAGTTTTCTGATCCAAATGGAATTTTGAAATTGGCAGGCCTTGTTGGTGAAAACAAAGCCAGTGCAGAAGACACAAAACAATTATTATCTTTAGATATACTCAAATCAAAAGTTTGGGACCAAACCAAGTTTAAAAAATCAGAAACAGAAACTGAGAAACTTGTCCAATCAGAAGAAGGAATCAGCATCAAACCTGACACTGCCTTTTCGATTCCTGTGGCTGTGACAGAGATCAAAGAAAGAGCCTTCATAGAAGTGGAAATCATTGGGGAAGCGCCTGCCGTGATGGAAATGGGAATTGGTTTTGAAAAAGAAGGAAGTGTTCGAAACAAATTTCTTCCTATTTCTAAAACAGAATCTAAATACATTTTTTTAGCTGGTGATTATGCTAGTGATAAAAATCTAACTGCCATTATCCTTTCGAATGCAGGAACCACACCAGTTCTAATCAAATCAGTCACTCTTGTCACACCACCTGCTCCCGGAACGGCAGAACCTTTAAAAGTTTTACAAGAAGGGAAAGATCTCAAAATCAAAATTGATGGTGTAGAAATCACTCGTGAATCTAACGATGCCGTGGCCGATGTATTGGAAGGGATTTCTTTTAATGTTCATAAAGTCACAGAAGAACCTGTTACTTTAAAAATTCATGTGGATCATGCCAAAGGTTCTGCCCTCATCAAAGAATGGGTGGATGCTTATAACGAACTCATGAAGTTTTCCAAAGAAGTGACTTCTGTTGAAAAGAATGGGAAAATTTCTGATAAAAAAGAAAGTGATGATTCCAAATCAGCAGACATCTCTCGTGATTTTTGGGATAACAAATCTAAATCAGGAATCCTTGCTGGTGAAAACGCAATCCTAAGACTCATTGCTTCTTTAAAAACAACAGCAAACTCGTATTATCCGGCAACGAAAGAAAATGGATTTCGAGTTTTGACAGACATTGGGATTTCCACTGGGGCAGTTGGTTCTAATTGGGAAAAAATCCAAGATGGTCTTTTGCAAATTGATCAGGAACGTTTGATTTCTGTCCTTTCCGAAAATCCAGATGGGGTTCGTGACTTATTTGCATCCGATCCGAATAACGATGCAAAGATGGAAGAAGGGGTTGGGATTCGACTACTCGAAATTCTAAAACCTTATAACCAATATGCTTCTGGAATTGTCACAAGCAAAGTGAAACTTCTGGAAGAAAGTGTATCAGGTAATAATAAAAAAATCAAAGAACATGAGTCTCATCTCATTAGTTTTGAAGCCAAACTGAAACAACGATTTCTCTACATGGAACAAGGTGTGGGGAAAAATAAATCGGTTGGGAACTATTTACAGAATAATATGTTTAGAGGGAACGGTGGGGAATGA
- a CDS encoding HAD family hydrolase, translating into MALFLDLDNTLLPSKPAYDFAIGECGKDWKARKLGGDFFSLYELTRKKVKNQLISHSSNRLRLLCFKLMLDELKKHSMENHKTNELESKSVNDFQTKDIADVLWMEERYHFHFLSYLKAEAKKEIYQTKLFPKLVALSNKVPVFLTTNETLRTQLLKVSSFLPDHFRFTLITSEEVGFEKPTTEFFSYVLEASEENPEDSILLGDNWEDDVLGANRHGIASIHIPNMWGEGEVKEYPSDTPAPIWTAPSTVTALEFAELWFLKRKK; encoded by the coding sequence ATGGCTTTGTTTTTGGATTTGGACAATACCCTTTTGCCTTCGAAACCGGCATATGATTTTGCCATTGGCGAATGTGGGAAAGATTGGAAGGCGCGAAAGTTAGGTGGTGACTTTTTTTCTTTGTATGAATTGACCAGGAAAAAAGTAAAAAACCAACTAATTTCTCATAGTTCCAATCGGCTGAGACTATTGTGTTTTAAATTGATGTTGGATGAATTGAAAAAACATTCCATGGAAAATCATAAGACAAATGAATTAGAATCAAAGTCGGTAAACGATTTCCAAACGAAAGACATTGCCGATGTTTTGTGGATGGAGGAAAGATACCACTTCCATTTTTTATCTTATTTGAAAGCGGAGGCAAAAAAAGAAATCTACCAAACCAAACTTTTTCCGAAACTTGTGGCCTTATCCAATAAAGTTCCCGTGTTTTTGACTACGAATGAAACTTTAAGAACCCAGCTCTTAAAAGTTTCTTCTTTTTTGCCAGATCATTTCCGTTTTACACTCATCACTTCAGAAGAAGTGGGTTTTGAAAAACCAACAACTGAATTTTTTTCTTATGTATTGGAAGCTTCTGAGGAGAATCCAGAGGATTCTATTCTACTCGGTGATAACTGGGAGGATGATGTGCTCGGTGCGAACCGTCACGGAATTGCTAGCATCCATATTCCGAATATGTGGGGAGAGGGAGAAGTGAAGGAATATCCTTCCGATACTCCGGCTCCGATTTGGACGGCGCCGAGTACAGTCACTGCTCTTGAATTTGCCGAGTTATGGTTTCTTAAGCGTAAGAAATAA
- a CDS encoding class I SAM-dependent methyltransferase yields the protein MKSCILCQSSESKTVFNENGTPILECKSCGHVYSSYEQEEHYEGYWDGAEQTYDLKWWDDAHRAVYSDFISTYLKQEKGNLLDVGCGLGFFVKAVLTKKTGWSAVGYEISKQAVKFANEQNGMKTVYAGLVQDSKLPKESFDIITLWDVIEHIPKPHSLLTYLHGLLKPGGILFLQTPNFPIQLTKANLKVKLKGMQEGVHYLEAKDHVNNYKMHTLAELGKQCGFTDPKYKVLMPILSVSGSKSKLAVYLKLAYYYFTKLIFTVSFGTINWNNTLFLTLKKP from the coding sequence ATGAAATCTTGTATCCTTTGCCAATCTTCCGAGTCCAAAACCGTATTCAATGAAAATGGAACCCCAATTTTAGAATGTAAAAGCTGTGGACATGTATATTCCTCTTATGAACAAGAAGAACATTACGAAGGTTATTGGGACGGGGCAGAACAAACTTATGATTTAAAATGGTGGGACGATGCTCACCGAGCGGTATATTCTGATTTTATTTCTACATACTTAAAACAGGAAAAAGGAAACCTTCTGGATGTCGGTTGTGGGCTTGGATTTTTTGTGAAAGCTGTGCTTACGAAAAAAACAGGTTGGTCGGCTGTGGGGTATGAAATTTCCAAACAGGCTGTCAAATTTGCCAACGAACAAAATGGAATGAAAACAGTTTATGCAGGTCTTGTCCAAGATTCCAAACTACCAAAAGAAAGTTTTGATATCATCACTTTATGGGATGTGATCGAACACATTCCGAAACCTCATTCCCTACTCACTTACTTACACGGACTACTAAAACCCGGTGGGATTCTTTTTTTACAAACTCCGAATTTTCCCATCCAACTAACCAAAGCAAATCTAAAGGTAAAATTAAAAGGGATGCAAGAAGGGGTTCACTACTTAGAAGCCAAAGACCATGTAAACAATTACAAGATGCACACTTTGGCAGAACTCGGAAAACAATGTGGATTCACGGATCCCAAATACAAAGTACTTATGCCCATCCTTTCTGTATCAGGAAGTAAAAGTAAACTTGCCGTTTATTTAAAGTTAGCTTATTATTATTTCACAAAACTAATCTTTACTGTAAGTTTTGGAACGATCAACTGGAATAACACTTTATTTCTTACGCTTAAGAAACCATAA
- the dapF gene encoding diaminopimelate epimerase, translating into MMKINFTKMEGIGNDYVYIDATKNDIRLSPEQIQKLSDRNFGIGGDGVIFIRNSNTGEFQMDMYNSDGSSSEMCGNGVRCVGKFVFDHGLTKNQKPTIETGKGVLTLDLKTGNNGKVEMVTVDMGDPILKPSLVPIVWKGDEPVINQVIEVQGKQYHFTAVSMGNPHCVIYVDDADAFPVREIGPLIENHPLFPRRVNVEFVSVRGKDHLYQRTWERGTGETLACGTGACAVTVASILNGKTGRSVQIDLRGGTLHVEWKENGSVMMTGPAKEVFSGEVEV; encoded by the coding sequence CTGATGAAAATTAACTTCACCAAAATGGAAGGAATTGGAAATGACTACGTGTATATCGATGCTACTAAAAACGATATTCGCCTGAGTCCTGAACAAATCCAAAAATTATCCGACCGCAATTTTGGAATTGGTGGAGATGGGGTGATTTTTATCCGTAATTCGAATACCGGTGAATTCCAAATGGACATGTACAACTCTGATGGAAGTTCTTCAGAGATGTGCGGGAATGGAGTCCGTTGTGTGGGAAAATTTGTTTTTGACCACGGCCTTACTAAAAACCAAAAACCAACCATTGAAACTGGAAAGGGAGTCCTCACCCTCGACTTAAAAACTGGAAACAATGGCAAAGTAGAAATGGTGACTGTGGATATGGGAGACCCCATCCTCAAACCATCCCTTGTTCCTATCGTATGGAAAGGGGACGAACCAGTCATCAACCAAGTGATTGAAGTCCAAGGTAAACAATATCATTTTACGGCTGTTAGTATGGGAAATCCACATTGTGTAATTTATGTGGATGATGCCGATGCCTTCCCGGTTCGGGAAATTGGGCCACTCATTGAAAACCATCCATTATTTCCAAGAAGGGTAAATGTGGAATTTGTATCCGTTCGTGGAAAAGACCATCTTTACCAAAGGACTTGGGAACGAGGAACAGGAGAAACTTTAGCTTGTGGAACTGGTGCTTGTGCCGTGACTGTCGCCTCAATATTAAATGGAAAAACGGGACGGTCTGTGCAGATTGATCTACGCGGCGGAACTCTCCATGTCGAATGGAAAGAAAATGGATCTGTGATGATGACAGGACCTGCGAAGGAAGTGTTTTCTGGAGAGGTAGAAGTTTAG
- a CDS encoding lysophospholipid acyltransferase family protein: protein MKKNVENIKKFVTPFFNLAVNTTVYGYHNIVPNGKLILTCNHRSDMDPFVIGSVFPRFISWIAAEYTTRIPLFKDLVEKTGTIPMAIDGNISMASIKKVQQVFKNGDVLGIFPEGHDYMVQNDFSAPLANFHSGFAAFSLRNKVDILPTVIIPDEETVTDYPIPPLVRAFMGMPKEVCDIKRRVVYKKINVVFGEVIKYENYAHLPLDKGMVEVSNETKRRMGELQKVDYLKK from the coding sequence ATCAAAAAGAATGTTGAGAACATCAAAAAGTTTGTCACTCCGTTCTTTAATTTGGCGGTAAACACAACTGTCTACGGTTACCACAACATTGTACCCAATGGCAAACTCATCCTCACTTGTAATCATAGAAGTGATATGGATCCGTTTGTGATTGGTTCCGTGTTTCCCCGGTTTATTTCCTGGATCGCTGCGGAGTATACCACTCGCATTCCCCTTTTCAAAGACTTAGTAGAAAAAACGGGAACCATTCCTATGGCCATCGATGGCAATATCTCCATGGCCAGTATCAAAAAGGTACAACAAGTCTTCAAAAACGGAGACGTGCTTGGAATCTTTCCAGAAGGCCATGACTACATGGTGCAAAACGATTTTTCTGCCCCACTTGCCAACTTTCATTCTGGATTTGCTGCCTTTAGCCTTCGAAACAAAGTGGATATCTTACCCACTGTCATCATTCCAGACGAAGAAACGGTTACGGATTATCCTATCCCACCATTGGTACGTGCCTTTATGGGAATGCCCAAAGAAGTTTGTGATATCAAACGCAGAGTGGTTTACAAAAAAATCAATGTAGTTTTCGGAGAAGTGATCAAATACGAGAACTACGCCCACCTACCGCTTGACAAGGGTATGGTGGAGGTTTCCAACGAAACCAAACGCAGAATGGGTGAATTACAAAAAGTAGATTATTTAAAAAAGTAA
- a CDS encoding DUF4468 domain-containing protein, whose protein sequence is MMAKRIILLSAFFLFFQNSMCLKLWTVSSKYRTTEDSRDHKTYQKTRSFLKAKQWLEYKLDPELSKVEFENQETGDLRGIGLIKCYVPYGIGEVDANEHEFEYVIKIRDGHADFQVNKIFSFIRDPNDIILNYGPKNEKVAKITIRSCFRPLMDDFFEFIK, encoded by the coding sequence ATGATGGCAAAACGAATCATCCTTTTATCTGCATTTTTCCTTTTCTTTCAAAACTCTATGTGTTTGAAACTTTGGACTGTTTCTTCGAAATACCGAACGACAGAAGACTCTAGAGACCATAAAACCTATCAAAAAACTCGAAGCTTTCTAAAAGCAAAACAATGGTTGGAATATAAATTAGATCCAGAGTTGTCCAAAGTTGAATTTGAAAACCAAGAAACGGGTGACCTTCGAGGGATTGGGCTGATTAAATGTTACGTTCCCTATGGAATTGGGGAAGTGGATGCCAATGAACATGAATTCGAATACGTGATCAAAATTCGAGATGGTCATGCTGACTTCCAAGTGAATAAAATCTTTTCCTTTATTCGAGATCCTAACGATATCATTTTGAATTATGGGCCGAAAAACGAAAAGGTTGCAAAAATTACAATCAGGTCTTGTTTCAGACCTCTGATGGATGATTTTTTTGAATTTATCAAATAA
- a CDS encoding adenylate/guanylate cyclase domain-containing protein, whose translation MKPGRRVQFIAFLLIYFIVPFCACLFTLIFANYTASAFLPSKFLALFEATQVTKDLTLSIFTWAPFPIITLILFVYSLPIAKFLFSTNDCNFISEERARHRIVHSPLTISLLGFIGWEISNFLSVCRIDALFPEAPHQSIVTVSILFGFWGLFAFAFSYATTTYLNKLLIIPCVFPEGGLGKYAHGKQFSIVTKQFIFWAASTLFPIVLLIFGILLRTGQNIFNLHELVHNDVLFEVIAIMLFFSFAFAMSFASSLQHPLNQIEKATQLIKEQKFDTRVKIFSSDELGLLGDAVNEMAEGLAERERIKDTFGRIVDPRVRDYLLSNEHSLGGKVVDASILFSDLRDFTKLSEKRKPEEVLYILNRYFQEMSNAIEMHGGFINKFIGDAILAVFGTPMPMTDHAERAFATALQMQKNLDSLNAQFLSEGLTELKMGIGIHTGSLLVGNIGSANRMEFTVIGDTVNTASRVEGLCKGLKKNLLLTENTSVLLPETIRSKLQSEGEYELKGRETKEVIYSYSLGE comes from the coding sequence ATGAAACCAGGCCGCAGAGTTCAATTCATTGCTTTTTTATTAATTTACTTCATTGTTCCATTCTGTGCTTGTTTGTTCACATTGATTTTTGCGAACTATACTGCTTCGGCATTTTTACCAAGTAAGTTCCTCGCTTTATTCGAAGCCACACAAGTCACAAAAGACTTAACCTTATCTATTTTCACTTGGGCTCCCTTTCCCATTATCACCCTTATTTTGTTTGTTTACAGTCTCCCGATTGCTAAGTTTCTTTTTTCCACTAACGATTGTAACTTTATATCTGAGGAAAGAGCTCGTCACCGAATTGTTCACTCCCCACTTACGATTAGTTTGTTAGGATTTATTGGTTGGGAAATTTCTAATTTTTTAAGTGTTTGTCGTATCGATGCACTTTTCCCAGAGGCTCCTCACCAAAGCATTGTTACTGTTTCTATCCTATTTGGATTCTGGGGTTTATTTGCTTTTGCTTTTTCTTATGCCACAACTACTTATTTAAACAAACTTCTGATCATTCCTTGTGTATTCCCTGAAGGGGGTCTAGGGAAGTATGCTCATGGAAAACAATTTTCCATCGTCACAAAACAATTTATCTTTTGGGCTGCATCTACACTTTTTCCAATTGTCCTCCTCATCTTTGGGATTTTACTTCGAACTGGCCAAAACATTTTTAATCTTCATGAACTGGTTCACAATGATGTTCTATTTGAAGTCATTGCCATCATGTTATTTTTCTCATTTGCTTTTGCGATGTCCTTTGCATCTAGTTTACAACATCCACTCAACCAAATTGAAAAAGCAACTCAACTCATCAAAGAACAAAAGTTTGATACTCGTGTAAAAATATTTAGTTCAGATGAATTAGGTTTACTTGGTGATGCTGTAAATGAAATGGCAGAAGGTCTTGCCGAAAGAGAAAGAATCAAAGATACCTTTGGACGAATTGTGGATCCAAGAGTCAGGGATTATTTACTATCCAATGAACATAGTCTAGGTGGAAAGGTTGTTGATGCTTCAATTTTATTTTCTGACCTAAGAGATTTCACAAAACTTTCAGAAAAAAGAAAACCAGAAGAAGTATTATACATCTTGAACCGTTATTTCCAAGAAATGAGTAATGCAATTGAAATGCATGGTGGGTTTATCAACAAATTCATTGGTGATGCCATCCTTGCTGTATTTGGTACTCCTATGCCTATGACAGACCACGCCGAACGTGCGTTTGCAACGGCTCTCCAAATGCAAAAAAACCTAGATTCCCTCAATGCTCAGTTTTTATCAGAAGGACTTACCGAGCTAAAGATGGGAATTGGAATTCATACAGGTAGTTTACTTGTCGGAAATATTGGTTCTGCAAACCGGATGGAATTTACAGTCATTGGCGATACAGTCAACACAGCTTCACGTGTGGAAGGACTCTGTAAAGGGCTAAAGAAAAACCTACTTCTCACTGAAAACACATCGGTTCTTTTACCAGAAACAATCAGATCCAAACTCCAATCCGAAGGAGAATATGAATTGAAAGGAAGAGAAACCAAAGAAGTCATTTATTCCTATTCTTTAGGGGAATAA
- a CDS encoding MFS transporter, translated as MNQTKLKLPIKMGYGFAETGITAVQLFNQIYLLKYYTEIVGLNSSLAGIALSISVIWDAVSDPLMGRISDHTHTKWGRRRPYILLGGVLLSLAVLLLFSPPHLTTQLGKFSYLLSVYLFVNTAMTIISVPHIALGGELSFERNERTSIFGWRLFFSNIGMLVGMIVPAAILQSLGDESAKNNIITSRTVAGEIVSLVILGSSIITFLVTKGKDISSPKSEHKISFVTSFTSVLKNKMFLILLFAFIIATIGRTFNSSIALYYYEYRLGLKESLVVINILLPFFLVLLLSIGFWVWIAKKIGKKIPAFLGVFGLGVLTVIVYPLFPYGELRPPLIAAFVGGICAGSILIMDSILTDVVDYDEFKTGEKREGLYFGIWKMGVKFSQAFGIAITGFLLDSIGFQNGAPTQSPEVGFRLAMIFGPGVGFFFILGSFLFLFFPLTDQKHIKIQRILLKRNTKRSNL; from the coding sequence ATGAACCAAACAAAATTAAAACTGCCCATAAAAATGGGATATGGATTCGCAGAAACCGGCATAACAGCCGTTCAACTATTCAATCAAATTTACTTACTCAAATACTATACCGAAATCGTTGGATTGAACTCAAGTTTAGCAGGGATTGCCCTTTCCATCTCCGTGATTTGGGATGCGGTGAGCGATCCTCTTATGGGAAGAATCTCCGACCACACCCATACAAAATGGGGACGAAGAAGGCCATACATTCTCCTTGGTGGGGTTTTACTTTCTTTAGCTGTTTTACTCCTGTTCTCACCTCCACACCTAACTACCCAACTGGGCAAATTTTCTTATCTCTTGTCTGTTTATCTTTTTGTAAACACAGCCATGACCATCATCTCTGTTCCTCACATTGCACTCGGAGGAGAACTTAGTTTTGAACGTAACGAAAGGACGTCCATTTTTGGATGGAGGTTATTTTTTAGTAATATAGGAATGCTCGTTGGAATGATAGTTCCCGCAGCCATATTGCAATCCTTAGGTGATGAATCCGCAAAAAACAATATCATCACTTCTCGCACTGTGGCAGGTGAAATTGTTTCCTTAGTCATTTTAGGATCATCCATCATCACCTTTTTGGTAACCAAAGGAAAAGATATATCTAGTCCTAAATCAGAACATAAAATCTCTTTTGTAACTTCATTTACATCCGTATTAAAAAACAAAATGTTCCTTATTCTACTTTTCGCTTTTATCATTGCAACGATAGGAAGGACATTCAATTCGAGCATTGCACTTTACTACTACGAATACAGGTTAGGTCTTAAAGAATCACTTGTTGTCATCAACATCCTCTTACCGTTTTTTTTAGTCCTTCTCCTTTCGATTGGATTTTGGGTTTGGATCGCTAAAAAAATTGGCAAAAAAATTCCAGCCTTTCTCGGCGTTTTTGGGCTTGGTGTTCTGACTGTGATTGTCTATCCGCTTTTCCCTTATGGGGAACTTCGACCTCCTCTCATCGCTGCTTTTGTAGGTGGGATCTGTGCCGGTTCCATTCTCATTATGGATTCTATCCTGACAGATGTTGTGGACTACGATGAATTCAAAACTGGTGAAAAACGAGAAGGTTTGTATTTTGGAATTTGGAAGATGGGTGTTAAATTTTCCCAAGCCTTTGGGATTGCCATCACTGGTTTTTTATTGGATAGTATTGGATTTCAGAATGGTGCACCAACACAATCTCCTGAGGTGGGATTTCGTCTTGCCATGATTTTTGGTCCAGGTGTTGGATTCTTTTTTATCTTAGGATCTTTCCTCTTTCTATTTTTTCCCTTAACCGATCAAAAACATATCAAAATCCAAAGAATCTTATTGAAACGAAACACAAAGAGATCCAATCTCTAA